The Oryzias melastigma strain HK-1 linkage group LG3, ASM292280v2, whole genome shotgun sequence genome contains a region encoding:
- the adam10a gene encoding disintegrin and metalloproteinase domain-containing protein 10, protein MILLQLAVTFCCLHYTAGQLRTPLNKYIRHYEGLSYDTEALHQRHQRAKRALYPHDKTVHLDFHAHGRHFALRMKRDTTLFTPDLVIEDSGDQPPLDTSHIYSGEIFGEKNTLIHGSVVDGRFEGFIKTHQGTYYIEPAERYFQNKSVHSVIYHEHDIDYPHKYGPEGGCAHHSVFERMKEYQMSAVEESDKELNFEKEDETDTYGPVILRTKRATENKKTICPLFIQTDHLFSKYYGSREAVLTQISSHVKAINAIYQSTDFGGIRDISFIVKRVRINGTKEANDESNPFRFSSIGVERFLQLNSEQNHDAFCLAYLFTDRDFDDGVLGLAWVGSSGGSSGGICEKHRRYGDGKYQSLNTGIITVQNYGSHVPPRVSHITFAHEVGHNFGSSHDSESKCTPGESTDRNERKQGNYIMYARATRGNKHNNNKFSDCSIQSISSVLAKKRGICFVESGEPSCGNGLVEEGEECDCGYDECNDPCCYSANEEKGKQCTIKPGTECSPSQGPCCSKECRFKNSNTSCRLASDCALQSFCGGNSALCPESRPKTDSTTCNSNTQICQNGVCAGSICNKYGLEECSCSSEDGTNKLTELCHVCCQETDDPTTCSSTSSDKWAEHFNKTVISMQPGSPCSDYKGYCDVLKRCRLVDADGPLLRLKKTIFNPDLYENISDWLAAYWWAVVLVCLAYLLVMIGCIGLCSFFTPSSNKAYPEAKPLPGPLRKRGPNGRARYTAAQRSSSE, encoded by the exons ATGATATTGTTACAACTGGCTGTCACGTTTTGCTGTCTTCACTACACTGCAG GTCAGTTAAGGACCcctttaaacaaatatatccGTCATTATGAAGGGTTGTCTTATGACACGGAAGCCTTGcaccaaagacaccagagagcCAAGAGGGCGCTCTATCCTCATGACAAGACGGTGCACCTCGACTTCCACGCTCATGGAAG ACATTTTGCCTTGCGAATGAAGCGGGATACGACTTTGTTCACTCCAGATCTGGTAATTGAGGATTCAGGGGACCAGCCGCCCCTTGACACGTCACACATATACAGCGGAGAAATCTTTG GTGAAAAGAACACTCTGATCCATGGTTCTGTAGTGGATGGTCGGTTTGAGGGTTTCATTAAAACCCATCAAGGCACATACTATATTGAACCTGCAGAGCGATATTTTCAGAACAAGAGCGTCCATTCTGTCATCTATCATGAGCATGATATTg ATTATCCCCATAAGTATGGCCCAGAGGGCGGCTGTGCTCATCATTCTGTGTTTGAGAGGATGAAGGAGTACCAGATGTCTGCTGTAGAGGAGTCAGACAAA gaGCTGAACTTTGAAAAGGAGGATGAAACAGACACTTATGGTCCAGTGAttctgaggacaaagagggcaacagaaaataagaaaactatcTGTCCGCTCTTCATCCAGACGGACCATTTATTCTCTAAATATTATGGCTCAAGAGAGGCTGTCCTTACACAG atttctaGCCATGTTAAGGCTATCAACGCTATTTATCAGAGCACAGATTTTGGAGGCATACGAGACATCAGCTTCATAGTGAAAAGGGTCAGG ataAATGGCACAAAGGAGGCAAATGACGAAAGCAATCCTTTTCGCTTTTCCAGCATCGGAGTGGAAAGGTTTTTGCAGCTGAACTCTGAGCAGAACCACGATGCCTTCTGCTTAGCCTATCTCTTCACTGATAGGGACTTTGATGATGGTGTGCTTGGCTTGGCTTGGGTTGGGAGTTCTGGAG GAAGCTCTGGAGGAATATGTGAAAAGCACAGAAGATATGGTGATGGAAAGTACCAGTCCCTCAACACTGGCATCATTACTGTGCAGAATTATGGCTCCCACGTCCCTCCCAGGGTGTCACACATTACCTTTGCGCATGAAGTTGGGCACAACTTTGGTTCTTCA CATGACTCTGAAAGTAAATGCACCCCTGGAGAGTCAACAGACCGAAACGAAAGGAAGCAGGGCAACTATATCATGTATGCCAGAGCCACACGAGGGAACAAACATAACAACAACAAGTTCTCAGACTGCAGCATCCAGAGTATTAGTAGTGTTCTAGCAAAGAAAAGAGGAATCTGTTTTGTTG aGTCTGGAGAGCCTAGCTGTGGGAATGGACttgtggaagaaggagaggagtgTGACTGTGGCTATGATGAATGTAATGACCCCTGCTGCTATAGCGCCAATGAAGAAAAAGGCAAACAATGCACGATTAAACCTGGCACGGAATGCAG CCCTAGCCAAGGTCCATGTTGCTCAAAAGAGTGTAGATTTAAGAATTCCAACACTTCGTGCAGACTTGCGTCTGACTGCGCCCTGCAGAGCTTTTGCGGTGGAAATAGTGCTCTGTGTCCAGAATCAAGACCAAAAACCGACTCCACCACTTGCAATTCAAATacacaaatttgccaaaatggA GTCTGCGCTGGTTCCATTTGCAATAAGTATGGCCTTGAAGAGTGCAGTTGTTCCAGTGAAGATGGCACGAATAAGCTAACTGAGCTGTGCCATGTGTGCTGCCAGGAGACCG ATGACCCCACCACCTGCAGCAGCACAAGCTCTGACAAATGGGCCGAACACTTCAACAAAACAGTCATATCAATGCAGCCTGGCTCACCCTGCAGTGATTATAAGGGGTATTGTGATGTGCTGAAGAGGTGTCGCCTGGTCGATGCTGACGGGCCTTTATTAAGGCTAAAGAAAACCATCTTCAATCCAGACCTGTATGAAAATATCTCAGATTGGTTAGCG GCTTACTGGTGGGCTGTAGTTTTGGTTTGCCTTGCTTATTTATTGGTGATGATAGGGTGCATCGGTTTATGCAGTTTCTTCACCCCAAGCAGCAATAAGGCTTACCCTGAGGCAAAGCCACTTCCAG GTCCTCTAAGAAAACGGGGTCCCAATGGAAGGGCCAGGTACACAGCAGCCCAACGGTCATCCTCAGAATAA
- the lipca gene encoding hepatic triacylglycerol lipase, translated as MFLLKTLCFLLLSCHLIDGRKTREGRVGKVVPEERTVLKVKEPHVSSAVFRLFLGGEDTCTLDPLQLHTLTSCGFNSSNPLIIITHGWSVDGMMESWILRLAKALKSSRVDTNVVITDWLILAHQHYPRAVTSTRTVGKDIAHLLQTLQEEYRFPVRKAHLIGYSLGAHISGFAGSYLGGSEKIGRITGLDPAGPLFEGISATDRLSPDDAEFVDAIHTFTRERLGFSVGIKQAVAHYDFYPNGGDFQPGCDLRNLYDHISEHGLLGFEQTVKCAHERSVHLFIDSLLNKDKQSMAYRCTDNNAFVKGICLDCRKNRCNTLGYDIKKVRTGRSKKLYLQTGSRMPFKLFHYQFRIQFVNQMEMVDPSITISLTGTKEESGELTIPINNKVSGNTTFTFLITLDKDLGDLMLLKFYWESSAVWRNMWNQLQTIFTWGKQVEKPQLTLGKISVKAGETQHRTSFCAMENDGQHVEESQEKVFVRCKENTTKTQKRL; from the exons ATGTTTCTGCTAAAAACCTTGTGTTTTTTGCTGCTGTCATGTCACCTCATCGATGGGAGGAAAACCAGGGAAGGCAGAGTTG GCAAAGTGGTCCCAGAGGAGAGGACtgttctgaaggtaaaagaGCCTCATGTCAGCAGTGCAGTGTTCCGGCTGTTTTTGGGAGGTGAAGACACCTGCACGCTGGACCCTCTGCAGCTGCACACCCTCACCTCCTGCGGCTTCAACAGCAGTAATcccctcatcatcatcactcACGGGTGGTCG GTGGATGGTATGATGGAGAGCTGGATTCTAAGATTAGCCAAAGCTCTCAAGAGTTCCCGAGTCGACACAAATGTGGTGATCACAGACTGGCTGATTCTGGCTCACCAACACTATCCCAGAGCAGTGACGAGCACCCGCACCGTTGGAAAAGACATAGCCCACCTCCTCCAAACACTTCAG GAGGAGTACAGGTTCCCAGTGAGAAAAGCTCATTTAATTGGTTACAGCCTTGGTGCTCACATCTCTGGATTTGCTGGAAGCTATCTGGGAGGTTCGGAGAAGATTGGAAGAATAACTG GTCTTGACCCAGCAGGGCCACTGTTTGAGGGCATTTCTGCGacagacagactgtctcctgaTGATGCAGAGTTTGTGGACGCCATCCATACCTTCACTCGTGAACGACTGGGCTTCAGCGTCGGCATCAAACAAGCTGTGGCCCATTACGACTTTTACCCCAACGGAGGAGATTTCCAGCCAGGGTGTGACCTGCGAAACCTCTACGACCACATAAGCGAGCACGGTCTCCTTG GATTTGAACAAACAGTGAAATGTGCTCATGAGCGCTCTGTCCATCTATTCATCGACTCTCTCTTAAACAAAGACAAGCAGAGCATGGCTTATAGGTGTACTGACAACAACGCTTTTGTCAAGGGGATCTGCCTCGACTGCAGGAAGAATCGCTGCAACACACTGGGCTATGATATCAAGAAGGTCCGCACAGGCAGGAGCAAGAAGCTCTATCTGCAAACAGGATCCCGGATGCCTTTCAAAC TCTTTCATTACCAGTTCAGGATCCAGTTTGTCAATCAGATGGAGATGGTTGACCCCTCCATCACCATCTCACTCACAGGAACTAAAGAGGAGAGTGGAGAGCTTACCATCCCAAT CAATAACAAAGTATCGGGTAACACAACCTTCACCTTCTTGATTACCCTGGACAAAGACTTGGGCGACCTGATGTTGCTCAAGTTTTACTGGGAGAGTTCAGCTGTGTGGAGGAACATGTGGAACCAGCTACAGACCATCTTCACTTGGGGCAAACAAGTGGAAAAACCGCAGCTGACTCTGGGAAAAATCAGTGTCAAAGCAGGAGAGACACAGCACAG gacTTCATTCTGTGCCATGGAAAATGATGGACAACATGTAGAAGAGTCTcaggagaaagtgtttgtgcgCTGCAAAGAAAAcactacaaaaacacagaagagaTTATAA